One Misgurnus anguillicaudatus chromosome 20, ASM2758022v2, whole genome shotgun sequence DNA segment encodes these proteins:
- the LOC141349189 gene encoding uncharacterized protein, whose translation MCSVKLIDCRNLMMKIKTEPTKEEDHTDKDEDNHADDLISSDYAVLVAFTTRVTSRCPSRCVLYVKSESCSEGETSSTSEDRLTAQTLSCITCGKTFSSQRHLDTHERKHTEQKLSFTTLQEKKLHHSKDHEEKKQQQFHCEQCGMNFVFLSQLEDHMKLHSGEKPFCCTECGNYFTTKQNLYIHQRIHTGEKTYECPHCEMRFRHKNNLKKHVFKHTNERPYQCSECDKAFRDSGTLKRHQNIHSKEKIYQCSHCDKHFCQKSNLICHERIHTKKKPYHCVCGKSFILRHKLLLHQKTHTGEKPYKCSQCEKSFTRLTNLKAHQRIHNGEKLYVCSQCGRSFTVLSSLKAHEKIHTGEKPHRCSVCGKSFNRHDHLVGHQRIHTGEKPYKCSQCEKSFTHLTHLKAHERIHTGEKPYHCSVCGRSFVQRVQLVMHQRTHTGEKPYKCSHCDKTFAHSVSLKAHERVHTGEKLK comes from the exons atgtgttcagtcaaactGATCGACTGCAGGAACCTGATGATGAAGATTAAAACAGAACCCACAAAAGAGGAAGATCACACCGATAAAGATGAAGACAATCATGCAGATGATTTAATTTCATCAG attatgctgttcttgttgcatttacaacgcgggtaaccagcagatgtccctCACGCTGCGTTTTGT atgtgaagagtgaATCATGTTCCGAGGGAGAAACGTCCTCAACATCAGAAGAtcgactgacagcacaaactctttcctgcatcacctgtggaaagacattcagctcacagagacatttagacacacatgagagaaaacacacagaacagaaactcagctttactaccttacaagagaagaaacttcatcATTCAAAAGATCACGAAGAGAAGAAGCAGCAGCAGtttcactgtgagcagtgtgggaTGAATTTTGTCTTCTTATCTCAGCTGGAAGATCACATGAAGTTACACAGTGGTGAAAAGCCTTTCTgctgcactgaatgtggaaatTACTTCACCACCAAACAAAATCTTTATAttcatcagagaattcacacaggagaaaaaacatacgagtgtcctcactgtgagatGAGATTCAGACAtaaaaacaatttgaagaaaCATGTGTTTAAacacaccaatgagagaccgTATCAGTGTAGTGAATGTGACAAAGCCTTTAGGGATTCAGGTACATTAAAAAGACACCAGAATATTCACTCTAAAGAGAAAATCTATCaatgttcacactgtgataaacATTTCTGTCAGAAATCTAATCTTATATGTcatgagagaattcacactaaaaagaaaccttatcactgtgtttgtgggaagagttttattCTCCGTCACAAATTACTGTTACACCagaaaactcatacaggtgaaaaaccttacaaatgctctcagtgtgagaaaTCGTTTACTCGTTTAACTAACTTAAAAGCCCATCAGAGAATTCACAATGGAGAGAAACTTTACGTCTGCTCACAGTGTGGAAGGAGCTTCACTGTTCTTAGTTCTTTAAAAGCCCATGAaaaaattcacactggagagaaacctcatcgctgtagtgtttgtgggaagagttttaatcGACATGACCATTTAGTGGGTcaccagagaattcatacaggtgaaaaaccttacaaatgctctcagtgtgagaaaTCGTTTACTCATTTAACTCACCTTAAAGCCCATGAGAgaattcacaccggagagaaaccttatcactgtagtgtttgtggGAGGAGTTTTGTGCAGCGTGTGCAGTTAGTAATGCatcagagaactcatacaggtgaaaaaccttacaaatgttcacattgtgacaagacgtttgctcATTCCGTTTCCTTAAAAGcccatgagagagttcacactggagagaaactgAAATGA